One Coccinella septempunctata chromosome X, icCocSept1.1, whole genome shotgun sequence genomic window carries:
- the LOC123321513 gene encoding single-stranded DNA-binding protein 3-like isoform X4: MYAKGKGSAVPSDAQAREKLALYVYEYLLHVGAQKAAQTFLSEIRWEKNITLGEPPGFLHSWWCVFWDLYCAAPERRDTCEHSSEAKAFHDYGFVNSGYGVNGLAHNAGPAPSPLGQMPPSDGMPGGPIPPGFFPNSAMRPSPPTHPSNQPSPHSQPPTPHAQMMSSQPFMGPRYPAGPRPGVRMPPLGSDFNGPGGQPMMPNNMDPSRQGEGGEFVGWQGPPGMNPLNRMNPPRGPSMGPMGPGSYGPGMRGPPPNNSMGPGPMPPMSMTGPGGRPQWQPNTSTIFL, encoded by the exons ATGTATGCTAAAGGAAAGGGATCTGCTGTGCCATCAGATGCTCAAGCAAGGGAGAA GTTAGCACTTTATGTATATGAATATTTATTGCATGTTGGTGCTCAAAAAGCAGCTCAAACCTTTCTATCCGAG ATAAGATGGGAGAAAAATATAACCCTGGGGGAACCTCCTGGATTTTTGCATTCCTGGTGGTG TGTGTTTTGGGATTTGTACTGTGCGGCTCCTGAAAGAAGGGATACGTGTGAGCATTCATCAGAAGCCAAAGCATTTCATGACTAC GGCTTCGTCAATTCTGGATATGGTGTGAATGGATTAGCTCAT AATGCTGGACCTGCCCCCAGTCCACTAGGGCAAATGCCACCCTCTGACGGAATGCCAGGAGGTCCGATACCTCCTGGATTCTTTCCT AATTCTGCGATGAGACCTTCACCTCCCACGCATCCCTCCAATCAACCGTCCCCTCATTCTCAACCACCCACCCCACATGCACAAATGATGTCATCACAACCTTTCATGGGGCCAAGATATCCCGCTGGTCCACGACCTGGTGTAAGAATGCCTCCATTAGGAAGTGATTTCAATGGT CCTGGTGGTCAGCCTATGATGCCTAATAACATGGACCCATCCAGGCAAG GTGAAGGCGGAGAGTTTGTAGGTTGGCAAG GTCCACCTGGTATGAATCCCCTGAATAGAATGAATCCTCCTAGGGGACCGTCTATGGGACCCATGGGTCCTGGTTCATATGGTCCAGGTATGAGAGGTCCTCCACCGAACAACAGCATGGGACCAGGTCCTATGCCCCCAATGTCCATGACAGGTCCAGGAGGCCGACCACAATGGCAGCCTAATACGTCTACT